In the genome of Oenanthe melanoleuca isolate GR-GAL-2019-014 chromosome 4A, OMel1.0, whole genome shotgun sequence, the window TTGGCACTGACCTGTCTTTATTCCAGCTTTAAATACTATCAACAATGTGTCTTGCTGTGAGGGAAGAAGTCAGATTTTAGACTGTCATTATAACACAGAATTAGAGTAACACCATGCCTATAGGTTTTcaaatcaaaaaataaaaaaaatactgcagttaGTGTGACTACATCTCTATTCtcacattttttatatttgccCAGCCTCTTATAAGGGCTTCAGAATGTGGATAAATCcattcatgtatttatttatttatttttacaagacAATATAAAGTTTCAAAGCTGGCTTCAATTCCAGATCTCTTAATCATCAGATTTACGTTTTTATCTCTAAAGCTTGCTTCCTCAAAGAAGAATCAACACATCCTCAAAAACAACCCACACACCCTTTCTTTGACCTACCTGCAGAGTCACAGACTTTCTCAGAGAGTTCAATGCGAGCGTAACGCTTCCGTTCAGggccttccctctgccctgttACACAATACCCCgctgtttttctcattttcttattCCAGATTATTTCCATCTCCTCTGgtaactgaaaaacaaaacagtgcaTGTATTCTCCCCTCTCCTACTTCTCCTCTTACCTTCTGGCCCTCTGGCTTCCCCTTGTATCTACTGCAAAGCCAGTGAAGGATGTCTCTCTTGGTGCCCTTAACACTTAAGATGCCAACTCCCCTCCTTGGCTTCTTATTCCCACCATCAATTTTTCTGTAACCAAAAATGGGAGTTTCACAATGCAGGGTGAGACAAAAGTTCTTGATTCCTCTACTCTACCTCCAAGTACCTCAAGGTACAGGGTTGAAGCACTGGGCAGGAAGACTTTCTGCTTCAGCAATACTGAGTCTGTTCAGTTCAGTTTCATGTGAAATCATGACCTCAGCCTGTCAGCTCgtgttttctcttctgcataAAAAACCActttccttcctggaaaaaatcccattgGAATTACTGAGGGCAGTACCCTTCCTTTCAAGGATACTTCTCACCACAGGAGGGTCCCCAATATCCCAGATGATGATCCCACGTCAAGACATCAGTTCTCTGAAATTGAACCTTAAATTTGAAACGCAAGTTGCAGCTTTATGTTCACCCTAAACTGTGATTTGAAGGATGACCTTTTTAATCTCTTCCAGAAAGGCAGACATGAACATCCAACAGGAAGGAACAAAGATTACATGCAGCATTTCCACTACAGCTGGGAAAGCAAAGCCAAGCTGAAAAGTGCTGCATCATGCATCATGCTGCATCAAGAAATTGCTTGGAACAAATTCAAACATAACCCATTGCTATAAAGCTTAATTTCTACAATCTGAAGAGGATAAAGAGCAATCACATCAAAAAGTGACAACATATTAACCAACATTTTAGaatgctggtttttgttttgaaaccAACCTTTTGCTCAAAGATGGTAGTATTAAACAGCCTGTAGAGCTTCCGGGCCAgctcctctttatttttcttgaaatgctTCACATAGTGGGAAGCTGGATTTGAAAGATCTTGCAAGAAACAATCAGGCACTGAGCATACCCTGACCCTGCAAGAAAAGTCATTAAGGAGTTTTCTGAAGTACAGAGATATggaaaaatacagggaaaaaataatggcCACTTGAAAGCTAACAAAGATCTCAGGGATGCTTCAAGTGGCATAAACCTCTTCTGACTCTTTCCACCAGCTTGCCCTCACAAGGCCCATGACTGTCCTCTTACCCCTCTGAGGGCACAAAGGGGCAGAGCTTTGCAACAGGTCTGCAGTTACTTCATTAATTCACAAAATTATGAGGACTTGAATAGCTGGAAACTATACTAGAGTTTTCAGTCTCTAGTATGACTGATCTCTGCCAAGGGGAATTGATGACAAATAAATCTGACAAATACCAATCTTCTGTGTAAATGTTATCTCTGTCACTATTCCTTGTTTTGTACAGCATGTACTGGTTCTACAGATTGTATATAACCAGCTGCTTACCTCTGAAAAGGTATCAAAACTGATTCTATTAGTAATTCTATTAGTAATTAATGCCTTTTAAACAAGAGTTTAAACAAAGACCATTAACAAATGCTGAATTGCCAGAAGTTTCTAGGTAGCAGAGGAATCACATGATCCTATGCAAAATGTTTAGTATCTCTGTCCATCTGTAATTGTCCTATGGGAGAAACACTCaccttttttctgtcttttctgacTGTGAGCAACTGACTGAttcattcccaggaattcttGCAGGAGTCCTCATCATGGAAGGTGTTTCTTGAAGTGAAATGGATTTGGGCTTTAGTGTCTTGCCTCCCTCCCCTTTCACAGGCTGTGCATCTTTGCAGGGTGGCTTGATGTTTTCTAGTTCAACAGGAAGAGTCATAGGATTACACAGCATACACTAacaaaagaaatcacagaatcattagaAACCACCAGAAGGATCCACCAGATTTgctttcagaataattttaaaaacaaaaagtgcCTACAACGATAAAAACAAGCAACAGTGAAAAACTTACAGCTTGATAGCACAAGATTACTTTCCTGAATGCCCAAAGGAGTAATTTTTGACTCCTTTGCAAGGTGCTGGGCTGCACCTCAGAGGTTCATGCCACACAAATGGAAAGAACCAGGCAACTACCTCTGCAAGCTAGCTCAGGACTGCTCACCTGTTGTGCTTGGCTCAAAGACACTTTTACTGGTGCTTAGGACTGGTTTCTGACCAGTTCGCTTCTTTATGCGTTCCATTAAAGATCCAAAACTGTCATCTGAGCTATCTGATTCCACCCCTGTACCATGTGCCAGTGCCACAGTTggcaatttattttctgtattttcacagcttctttctttccttctaaCAAGGAAATCTGGACTGCCTTTGAAAAGTGACTCTTTCCGATTTTGTGGAGGTGAAAGATTTACACACTTCTGACTCCCTTTTAAGTCTTTCACTCCCTCCTTTTGGTGATTATTGCATGGAGATTCTACAAAGACAGAATCTTCAGTGTCACTTGAAGTATCTGGATATTGCAATTCTTGGCAGCAAGTGTTCCTCTTTCCAGGTGTCATCAGTTTTTTTGGGGTCTGAAGATCTTTCTGTGCTGCAATTCAAAAGAAAGAGCTTAAAGTTTTGGGAGTTGCATTTAGGAGACTTGCCTTTGTCTTAACACAAAAGAAATCccttaaaagaaaggaaagcacaaAGAACAGTAacttatgttttcattttttttattatggaTGATTGCTTACCACTCTTGGTTGTCCTCTTTTTTACTTTCAAGTCCAAGAAGAAATCATCCGAGTCATCAATGAAGTCTTTCAAACTGTAAAAGACAAAAGGTAAATTGAATGGAATAAAGGTAGGAgtaagcagaaaaataaacagtaaattTATCTTACAAAAACAGCAGTCCAAAAAATGCCTCCCAATATAACATTATCAGCAGCTCGCAGCAAATGTCACCAACTGCATCCATGAATAGGAATGGCAAGAGCATGTGCAGCTCCAAATATCCTATTTTACATTTGCCCTGAACATGACTGAAGATACAACAGTTCTGTCTGCACTCTCTGCTAGCCTGGCCTAGGAATCAATACAACTTTagattattttcctgtattCTAATTAGTCAATATGATACAGAAAACTAAAATACGAACACAGAAAATTCATTAATGACAGCACTCACCTTGTATCTGCCTTTTTAGAAACAGATTTGGGAGTTTTCAGTCTAgctaaaactgaaataaaagaagattAATTAAGAACAAGGTTTTGTGTCTCTTGTTACGCATTTTTAGAAGTTTGCAGCTAGTAAAAATTTGGTCtaaagtattttcaaaaaataaacacatataATTCCAACTCTCAATTCCTCATAGCTGGCAGCAGCTTTCTGTTCTCTGGAGACTAAGAAGGAAGCAAGTGAGTGACAGGGAACAGAAAAAATGAGGCAGTAAGAAAACTACAATGCAAGGCAAAAAGAGTCAAACTTGAGGCAATTCAAGAACACCCCCTGTGGCACAGACACCAAGACTGCACTGCAAGGAGAGAATTACTCTGCAGCACAAGCAATGAAAGAAAGTAAAGTGTAAAAATGCTTCACTATAATTAGACAGAAATGTGTCCTTCTCATACTCCTTCATAACACAAACCAACGTGTCATTACTTACAGTTTTCAAATTCATCATCACTGCTGGAAGAGAAGTACAGGGAACTGCtgcaaaaatgaaatgcagaactTTAGGTCACAGCAGGATCTGCATCTCTGCTGGTCTGAAACACCCATGAACACTGAGAACCAAATACACATTGGGAAAAACACTGGAAGTCCCAAATATGCTGAACTATTTTAACTCTTTATAAAAGCTTGTTTCTTGTTTTACACGTGGTCTGTGATCTGTCAGAGAAGTGTGTTATAGTAAGCCTGAAACCTCAGCTCATGCACCGATGAGTAAGAAGCTGCTTTTGCATAAAATGCGCTTTAATAGAGCTGCCATGAATATTTAGCAAAACGCAGCAGCTGTCATGAAGCTATTTCAAGAGGCAGAATGGAGGCATTACCACCTGGACTGCTATGCCCATGCAAATGTAGAGGCAGCCCACAATATCCATACCAAGTTATTTATTTCGTTTTATAGGAGCATGAACCAATCATTACCAACTTCAAAAATACGTTATGCAGCTGCTTAAAAAACCAGGAAGTcagctttttttaaatggaCGTCATTTAAACCTCAAAGATTGCAATTCTGCAAAGCCTACTTGCTAATACGTAACAACCACCACAAAACAAACGAGGCCGTAATCTAGAATTAcgaatatatatatatataaaatgtactACGTGCCACGTAGTAAGACGTATTTATATATACACGCGCGCgttatatgtatatatgcacatatatatgtatagagATGTATGTGTATCTACACAGATTAAGTAGCTATAGATTTAAAAACTCTCTAAactaataatttaataaaaataaatcaggacaCGCGGCCTGGGGCGATGTTTCCCTCCCCCGGCGCCCCCTCACCTGCCGCCCCGCCAGCCCCGGTTCCCCGCGGAGCCTTTCGCGGGGCTCCTCCCGCCCGAGGCCGGTTCCCCGCTCGCTGCCCGCCgtgccccggccccgctgcccgcgcGGTGCCGCCATTGCCGGTGGCGGGGCCCCGGGCCCGGGTCGGGGCCTGCTCCGAGCGCAGGGCCCGAgcgcggggccgctcccgccATGGCCTCGAACGGCGCGCGGACTGCCGGGACACCGCGCATGCGCACACGGGAGGAGCGGCAGAGCGGAAACTCCGCTTATTCCAACCGGAAG includes:
- the GCNA gene encoding germ cell nuclear acidic protein isoform X2; its protein translation is MRGVPAVRAPFEAMAGAAPRSGPALGAGPDPGPGPRHRQWRHRAGSGAGARRAASGEPASGGRSPAKGSAGNRGWRGGSSLYFSSSSDDEFENFLARLKTPKSVSKKADTSLKDFIDDSDDFFLDLKVKKRTTKSAQKDLQTPKKLMTPGKRNTCCQELQYPDTSSDTEDSVFVESPCNNHQKEGVKDLKGSQKCVNLSPPQNRKESLFKGSPDFLVRRKERSCENTENKLPTVALAHGTGVESDSSDDSFGSLMERIKKRTGQKPVLSTSKSVFEPSTTENIKPPCKDAQPVKGEGGKTLKPKSISLQETPSMMRTPARIPGNESVSCSQSEKTEKRVRVCSVPDCFLQDLSNPASHYVKHFKKNKEELARKLYRLFNTTIFEQKLPEEMEIIWNKKMRKTAGYCVTGQREGPERKRYARIELSEKVCDSADRLRDTLIHEVCHAATWLIIGVRDGHGRFWRFYANKSAVIHPELPVVTRCHSYEINYKFTYECVRCKTTIGRHSRSLDTARFVCAFCGGQLVLRQPLGKVGTPARTQLTPFAKYVKENYGLAKREHGLSHAEVMRKLSADFALKTKLEDSF
- the GCNA gene encoding germ cell nuclear acidic protein isoform X1, producing the protein MRGVPAVRAPFEAMAGAAPRSGPALGAGPDPGPGPRHRQWRHRAGSGAGARRAASGEPASGGRSPAKGSAGNRGWRGGSSSLYFSSSSDDEFENFLARLKTPKSVSKKADTSLKDFIDDSDDFFLDLKVKKRTTKSAQKDLQTPKKLMTPGKRNTCCQELQYPDTSSDTEDSVFVESPCNNHQKEGVKDLKGSQKCVNLSPPQNRKESLFKGSPDFLVRRKERSCENTENKLPTVALAHGTGVESDSSDDSFGSLMERIKKRTGQKPVLSTSKSVFEPSTTENIKPPCKDAQPVKGEGGKTLKPKSISLQETPSMMRTPARIPGNESVSCSQSEKTEKRVRVCSVPDCFLQDLSNPASHYVKHFKKNKEELARKLYRLFNTTIFEQKLPEEMEIIWNKKMRKTAGYCVTGQREGPERKRYARIELSEKVCDSADRLRDTLIHEVCHAATWLIIGVRDGHGRFWRFYANKSAVIHPELPVVTRCHSYEINYKFTYECVRCKTTIGRHSRSLDTARFVCAFCGGQLVLRQPLGKVGTPARTQLTPFAKYVKENYGLAKREHGLSHAEVMRKLSADFALKTKLEDSF